The Lujinxingia vulgaris genome includes a region encoding these proteins:
- a CDS encoding phosphatase PAP2 family protein encodes MNLTRPHLSAFFMALLVVFSSPALTLAQEPAPDRAPTTQALARPTGYVPESVPLTQTYSPVALGTIGVLFPTSAVITVFGGKLFAAPVPAMGAPTPGSLDYRVASNFHGDLESGAPFLGGIPDYGGYALSALPVLYYGLGATWTGLTGQNLYPWQGPSHLHSTMAYLESFTWTALLTNAAKFFVGRARPYVALERRAYGWHGGEDYLSFFSGHASLSFAAATFLARDISDGLYHRVLADAEPTERFLLGRALPYTLLYGAATTVAVSRLYDQKHFLSDVVVGAAVGTLISALVYNTRFDGRGIPRTRRGLALDVAPSPSPEPAEEQAQSAVDDRAGVAADQRLDLAIP; translated from the coding sequence ATGAACCTCACACGCCCCCATCTGAGCGCCTTTTTCATGGCGCTTCTCGTCGTCTTCAGCTCACCTGCGCTCACCCTCGCGCAAGAGCCCGCGCCCGACCGGGCGCCAACCACTCAAGCCTTAGCGCGACCCACAGGCTACGTGCCGGAGTCGGTCCCCCTCACCCAGACCTACTCCCCGGTGGCGCTGGGCACCATCGGTGTGCTCTTTCCCACCTCGGCGGTCATCACCGTCTTCGGCGGCAAGCTTTTTGCCGCCCCGGTCCCGGCGATGGGCGCCCCCACCCCGGGAAGCCTCGACTACCGGGTCGCCTCGAACTTCCACGGCGATCTGGAGAGCGGCGCGCCCTTCCTGGGCGGAATCCCCGACTACGGGGGTTACGCCCTCAGCGCGCTCCCGGTGCTCTACTACGGGCTGGGCGCCACCTGGACGGGCCTCACCGGCCAAAACCTCTACCCCTGGCAGGGCCCCTCCCACCTGCACTCCACGATGGCCTATCTGGAGAGTTTTACCTGGACGGCGCTTTTGACCAACGCTGCCAAGTTCTTCGTCGGCCGCGCGCGCCCCTATGTGGCCCTGGAGCGGCGCGCCTACGGCTGGCACGGCGGTGAAGACTACCTCTCGTTCTTCTCGGGCCACGCCTCATTGAGCTTCGCGGCGGCGACCTTTCTGGCCCGCGACATCAGCGACGGGCTCTACCACCGCGTGCTGGCCGACGCCGAACCGACCGAGCGTTTTTTGCTCGGTCGCGCGCTGCCCTACACCCTGCTCTACGGCGCGGCGACCACCGTGGCGGTGAGCCGCCTCTACGACCAGAAACACTTCCTCTCCGACGTGGTCGTCGGCGCGGCGGTGGGCACGCTGATCTCCGCCCTGGTCTACAACACCCGCTTTGACGGCCGCGGTATCCCCCGCACTCGCCGGGGTCTTGCGCTCGATGTGGCCCCGAGCCCCTCGCCAGAGCCCGCCGAAGAACAGGCTCAATCAGCCGTCGATGATCGCGCGGGCGTTGCCGCCGACCAGCGCCTCGACCTCGCCATCCCCTGA
- a CDS encoding tetratricopeptide repeat protein codes for MSPQIWRGLRDAALLAILITASACAHKPGPGELYMTDARTALEANRPDEARALAELALDEADTSERDALTLLASTHRALAEQALADERPEDAIAQLREAAAVEPATAQRRADLEQALTIARNITLPADRLQPLLSEALVLLPDDPQLHRDAARAFEELGRPEDAIAHYLWLWTASPGDRQAGLRLGVLLLSEGRHREALPYLSTLYEAHPDDLQVGLNLTDALEHLQRPSQATEVFEELLERIGEQPGLLFRYAAFLERQGRPDASRRMQERARDAMPALEQRDDMRPLR; via the coding sequence ATGTCCCCCCAGATCTGGCGAGGCCTGCGTGATGCAGCGCTTCTTGCAATCCTGATCACCGCCTCGGCCTGCGCCCACAAGCCCGGCCCCGGTGAGCTCTATATGACCGATGCCCGCACCGCGCTTGAAGCCAACCGCCCCGACGAAGCCCGGGCGCTGGCGGAGTTGGCCCTCGATGAGGCAGACACCTCCGAGCGCGACGCCCTCACCCTGCTCGCCAGCACCCACCGCGCCCTGGCCGAGCAGGCCCTGGCCGACGAGCGCCCCGAAGACGCCATCGCCCAGCTCCGAGAGGCCGCCGCCGTGGAGCCTGCCACCGCACAGCGTCGCGCCGACCTTGAGCAGGCCCTGACCATCGCCCGCAACATCACCCTACCGGCCGATCGCCTGCAACCGCTGCTCTCCGAGGCGCTTGTGCTCCTCCCCGACGATCCGCAGCTTCACCGCGACGCCGCCCGCGCCTTTGAGGAGCTCGGCCGCCCCGAAGATGCCATCGCCCACTACCTCTGGCTCTGGACCGCCTCGCCAGGCGACCGCCAGGCCGGCCTGCGACTCGGCGTCCTGCTCCTCTCCGAAGGCCGCCACCGCGAAGCCCTCCCCTACTTGAGCACCCTCTACGAGGCCCACCCCGACGACCTCCAGGTCGGCCTCAACCTCACCGACGCCCTGGAGCACCTCCAGCGCCCCTCACAGGCCACCGAGGTCTTCGAGGAGCTCCTGGAGCGCATCGGCGAGCAGCCCGGCCTTCTTTTTCGCTACGCGGCCTTCCTGGAGCGCCAGGGACGCCCCGACGCCTCGCGGCGCATGCAGGAGCGCGCCCGCGACGCCATGCCCGCCCTGGAACAGCGCGACGACATGCGCCCCCTGCGCTGA
- a CDS encoding translocation/assembly module TamB domain-containing protein — MIRIGKALGLILAIILGLVVLALLIVQIGAVRDPLVQRILASVNTSLEGRVEVGEVNGPLLGSASVRDIAIFDGRDNLAAFIPEATLSYSLGSLIRGQLVIDEVAAQRPGVVVRTYPDGALNWTTLTQPSEEPSKPLGFPIFVERVALNDAMLAYVNQATESPDSPDLVQHRDALLNALSQAAQTPAELPNLWRSAWTASAPSTDGAPAAPLSASLTDLNAEASASLYQRDILVDLTRFDVNAELDWLAGTHPISLGTSEVRISETLTHAELGALKVGDLLSLSALRATLILPEAPAEASTESDDEAIAAPPFREVFAHLDTLTLPATTLERFSGQELGLPGELRLSARVSGTDQIEALANLHLPDTEEPILLSAQLADFTSETPRYLATLSTPRLDTATLAPALDLPPASTRLRAQVMGMGFDPKTLHTGLRLRLDETRYDTYEASLAYVAGDLSEGDIRAHRLAALSPYLNLFASAHLDPEGRARAVVRTTADPDQARRTAELTGTPPVTADLAIDLDAAFDPEQNDPLQAAQTVDLDANWRFEGFDAFDIVINNSRGTLTADVERVGASAERFRGRYTLDARAAGVRFDGFSLGTFRARDQGRIELQLPLDDPLASLTDLNNDLRLDLTNLRAQGNHLERASLRATSEKRPDAPRSLQSRLRLKASGIHTPDASVDHVESDLRATARLGSGTDPFESLRAFTLSGDLSTESLRAPASDATIASATLGVDLRGQLNAPLGDLRLQLDEVTLGTETFERADLRVAMASGDTARVEAEIWRDATRRYDLGATVKHQEQYTDLTLTELHLASDQTRWETTEESRIHFDGRRLTLDDLELNRQDSNQSIRAHGTFTPGRSQDLELAIRNLAPGQLSSDFHLDQLPDIGGQIDLAMTLGGTASNPTLDVKTDASAITYEGEGPFNLSLSADYADGEARIPEVTLSAYEQDILEMSATLPLRFDLEGNTSIDWDEDFRINLDLAEITLRDFHQPLPILNDYGIEGDVNGRIRWSGSLENPNLEVDLNAQGLQFTGEVNGDFISLRSIDLATQTTYSPPRGRRGGLDSRINLDWRSERIARIHASAALPLAQWLRSATGYSDEEILWRDAFLTLPVRLLVDIPDINLESIPIQQLREADATGEGSILIDLDGTVARPTGRIDIGLQKLGWTHFRDMFIDINARLGDGRLNVERLRFEWDADEILVADGSLPLPIEDFLAGRTLEDIPLNFRAQLRQLPISKLSAFNYEFARVRGDIAAYLTLDGSLRAPRLEARAGLFDTRLGDGSTGTISMEIRGEDNLLNLDARLCRQYSDLATMTAALPVNLDVIALAGGADWQAPGELRVDVKSEPMELDKVLPTQLLSDVIEEPEGTLEADLEVRGDWQNPTIDGQFDLDKAAITIVPIGRRFVDIDADIALDNDTLDINTFVLNDGPSRATLTGSVGHDRFIPDEVDLRLESSEFNLAGLAVDFPVYVSTTTTARGSLQGSPGNIDVNVGGLEVVLTDNQEQGLHTTELDPDIVVLNGRNQNQTEEQTDASELANRDLSDPGAMNLRVNVTVDRDAWVRHPIGDVNIQADIVALLAGTNVSLTGSAEAIRGDLEFLGRRFIVQPSEVVFTGATPPNPRLQLEATYELDRAITQALGPPSEGDPRIIFRITGSADNPQLLLQSDPAMTDTEILFVLMTGRPPSRGDVGQDEGVANQALGAVSGLFFGLLQDQLAGTVPVDVLRLEPGDGGLQGGRLEFGKYITNDIFVSYRVQFGGDEDDATNIVRVEYHFLPRWMVELTYTDRNEGGANIFWDVY; from the coding sequence ATGATCAGAATTGGAAAAGCACTCGGGTTGATCCTCGCGATCATCCTGGGCCTGGTCGTGCTCGCGTTGCTCATCGTCCAGATCGGCGCGGTGCGCGACCCGCTCGTCCAGCGCATCCTCGCCAGCGTCAACACCTCACTCGAAGGCCGCGTGGAGGTCGGCGAGGTCAACGGGCCGCTCCTTGGCAGCGCGTCGGTGCGGGATATTGCGATCTTCGATGGGCGCGACAACCTCGCGGCGTTCATCCCCGAAGCCACCCTCTCCTACTCGCTCGGCTCGCTCATCCGCGGCCAGCTCGTCATCGACGAAGTCGCCGCACAGCGCCCCGGAGTGGTGGTCCGCACCTACCCCGACGGCGCCCTCAACTGGACCACACTCACCCAGCCCTCCGAAGAGCCGAGCAAACCACTGGGTTTTCCGATCTTCGTAGAGCGCGTTGCCCTCAACGACGCCATGCTGGCCTATGTGAACCAGGCTACCGAGTCTCCGGACTCCCCGGACCTCGTCCAACATCGCGACGCTCTGCTCAATGCTCTTTCGCAGGCCGCCCAAACCCCGGCCGAGCTCCCCAACCTCTGGCGCTCCGCCTGGACCGCCTCCGCCCCCTCCACCGACGGCGCTCCGGCTGCACCTCTGAGCGCCTCCCTCACCGACCTCAACGCAGAGGCCTCCGCAAGCCTCTACCAGCGCGACATCCTCGTCGACCTCACCCGCTTTGACGTCAACGCCGAGCTCGACTGGCTCGCCGGCACCCACCCCATCTCTCTCGGCACGAGCGAAGTCCGCATCAGCGAAACCCTCACCCACGCCGAGCTTGGCGCGCTCAAGGTCGGCGACCTCCTCTCGCTCAGCGCACTTCGCGCCACCCTCATCCTCCCCGAAGCTCCCGCCGAAGCGAGCACCGAAAGCGATGACGAGGCGATCGCTGCGCCCCCCTTCCGGGAGGTCTTCGCCCACCTCGACACGCTCACCCTCCCGGCGACCACCCTGGAGCGCTTCAGCGGCCAGGAACTCGGCCTCCCCGGCGAACTTCGTTTAAGCGCCCGCGTCAGCGGCACAGACCAGATCGAAGCCCTGGCCAATCTTCACCTCCCCGACACCGAAGAGCCCATTCTGCTCAGCGCCCAGCTCGCCGACTTCACCTCCGAGACACCCCGCTACCTGGCCACGTTGAGCACCCCGCGCCTCGACACCGCCACACTGGCGCCGGCCCTCGACCTTCCGCCGGCCAGCACTCGCCTTCGCGCCCAGGTCATGGGCATGGGCTTTGACCCGAAGACGCTGCACACCGGCCTGCGCCTGCGCCTCGATGAGACCCGCTACGACACCTACGAGGCCTCCCTGGCGTATGTGGCCGGCGACCTCTCCGAGGGTGACATCCGCGCCCACCGCCTGGCCGCGCTCTCGCCATACCTCAACCTCTTTGCCTCGGCCCACCTCGACCCCGAAGGCCGCGCCCGCGCCGTGGTGCGCACCACCGCCGATCCCGATCAGGCCCGGCGCACCGCCGAACTTACCGGGACACCGCCGGTCACCGCCGACCTGGCCATCGACCTCGACGCGGCCTTTGATCCCGAACAAAACGATCCTCTGCAGGCCGCCCAGACCGTCGACCTCGACGCCAACTGGCGCTTTGAGGGTTTTGACGCCTTCGACATCGTCATTAACAACAGCCGCGGCACCCTCACCGCCGACGTCGAGCGCGTGGGCGCCTCCGCCGAGCGTTTCCGCGGCCGCTACACCCTCGACGCCCGCGCCGCCGGCGTGCGTTTCGACGGGTTTAGCCTGGGCACCTTCCGCGCCCGCGACCAGGGTCGCATCGAGCTGCAGCTCCCCCTCGACGACCCGCTCGCCAGCCTCACTGACCTGAACAACGACCTGCGGCTCGACCTGACAAACCTTCGCGCTCAGGGCAATCACCTGGAGCGAGCATCGCTTCGCGCCACCAGCGAAAAACGCCCCGACGCCCCCCGCTCCCTACAATCGCGCCTGCGCCTGAAAGCCTCCGGCATCCACACCCCCGACGCCTCCGTCGACCACGTCGAGAGCGATCTGCGCGCCACCGCCCGCCTGGGAAGCGGCACCGACCCCTTCGAGTCTCTGCGCGCCTTCACCTTAAGCGGCGACCTCAGCACCGAGAGCCTGCGCGCGCCGGCCTCCGATGCCACCATCGCCTCGGCCACCCTCGGAGTGGACTTACGCGGCCAGCTCAACGCGCCCCTGGGCGATCTCCGCTTGCAGCTCGACGAAGTCACGCTGGGCACCGAAACCTTTGAGCGCGCCGACCTGCGAGTGGCCATGGCTTCCGGCGATACCGCCCGCGTCGAAGCCGAGATCTGGCGTGACGCCACGCGCCGCTACGACCTCGGCGCCACCGTGAAACATCAAGAGCAGTACACCGATCTCACCCTCACCGAGCTCCACCTGGCCAGCGACCAGACCCGCTGGGAGACCACCGAAGAATCCCGCATCCACTTCGACGGCCGCCGCCTCACCCTCGACGACCTTGAGCTCAACCGCCAGGACAGCAACCAGTCCATCCGCGCCCATGGCACGTTCACCCCCGGGCGCTCCCAGGATCTCGAACTCGCCATCCGCAACCTCGCCCCCGGCCAGCTCTCCAGCGACTTCCACCTCGATCAGCTCCCCGATATCGGCGGCCAGATCGACCTCGCCATGACCCTGGGCGGCACCGCCTCAAACCCCACCCTCGACGTAAAGACGGACGCCTCCGCCATCACCTATGAGGGCGAAGGCCCCTTCAACCTCTCCCTGAGCGCCGACTACGCCGATGGCGAGGCCCGCATCCCCGAAGTCACGCTGAGCGCCTATGAGCAAGACATCCTCGAGATGAGCGCAACGCTCCCGCTGCGCTTCGACCTTGAGGGCAACACCAGCATCGACTGGGACGAAGACTTCCGCATCAACCTCGACCTGGCCGAGATCACCCTGCGCGACTTCCACCAGCCCCTGCCCATCCTCAACGACTACGGCATTGAGGGCGACGTCAACGGCCGCATCCGCTGGTCGGGCTCCCTGGAAAACCCCAACCTGGAAGTCGACCTCAACGCCCAGGGGCTACAGTTCACTGGCGAGGTCAACGGCGACTTCATCTCCCTTCGCAGCATCGATCTTGCCACCCAGACCACCTACAGCCCGCCACGCGGGCGGCGCGGCGGCCTGGACTCCCGCATCAACCTCGACTGGCGCAGCGAGCGCATCGCCCGCATTCACGCCAGCGCCGCGCTGCCGCTGGCCCAGTGGTTGCGCTCGGCCACCGGCTACTCCGATGAAGAGATCCTCTGGCGCGATGCCTTCCTCACCCTGCCGGTACGCCTGCTCGTCGACATCCCCGACATCAACCTGGAGAGCATCCCCATTCAACAACTTCGGGAAGCCGACGCCACCGGCGAGGGCTCGATTCTTATCGATCTCGACGGCACGGTTGCCCGCCCTACCGGCCGCATCGACATCGGCCTGCAGAAGTTGGGCTGGACACACTTCCGCGACATGTTCATCGACATCAACGCCCGCCTGGGCGACGGCCGCCTCAACGTCGAACGCCTGCGCTTTGAATGGGACGCCGACGAGATCCTCGTCGCCGACGGGTCGTTGCCCTTGCCCATCGAAGACTTCCTGGCCGGCCGAACCCTTGAGGACATCCCGCTGAACTTCCGCGCCCAGCTGCGCCAGCTCCCCATCTCCAAACTCAGCGCATTCAACTACGAGTTCGCCCGGGTACGCGGCGACATCGCCGCCTACCTCACCCTCGACGGGAGCCTGCGCGCCCCTCGCCTGGAAGCCCGCGCCGGCCTCTTCGACACCCGCCTGGGCGACGGCTCCACAGGCACCATCAGCATGGAGATCCGGGGCGAAGACAACCTGCTCAACCTCGACGCGCGCCTCTGCCGCCAGTACAGCGATCTGGCCACCATGACCGCCGCACTCCCGGTCAACCTCGACGTGATCGCGCTGGCCGGCGGCGCCGACTGGCAGGCGCCCGGAGAGCTGCGCGTCGACGTCAAAAGCGAGCCGATGGAGCTCGATAAGGTCCTCCCTACCCAGCTCCTCTCCGACGTTATCGAAGAACCCGAAGGCACGCTCGAAGCCGACCTCGAAGTCCGCGGCGACTGGCAAAACCCGACCATCGACGGGCAATTCGATCTCGACAAAGCGGCCATCACCATCGTGCCCATCGGCCGGCGCTTTGTGGACATCGATGCCGACATCGCGCTCGATAACGACACCCTCGACATCAACACCTTCGTGCTCAACGACGGCCCCAGCCGCGCTACGCTCACAGGCTCCGTCGGCCACGATCGCTTCATCCCCGACGAGGTCGACCTGCGCCTGGAGTCCAGCGAATTCAACCTGGCCGGCCTCGCTGTCGACTTCCCCGTCTACGTCAGCACCACGACCACCGCCCGCGGCTCCCTGCAGGGCTCCCCGGGCAACATCGACGTCAACGTCGGCGGCCTGGAAGTCGTACTCACCGACAACCAGGAGCAGGGCCTGCACACCACCGAGCTCGACCCGGATATCGTCGTCCTCAACGGCCGCAACCAGAATCAGACCGAAGAACAGACCGACGCCAGCGAGCTCGCCAACCGCGACTTAAGCGATCCCGGCGCGATGAACCTGCGCGTCAACGTCACCGTCGACCGCGACGCCTGGGTGCGCCACCCCATCGGCGACGTCAACATCCAGGCCGACATCGTCGCGCTCCTCGCCGGCACCAACGTCTCATTGACGGGCTCGGCCGAGGCTATCCGCGGCGACCTTGAGTTTCTGGGCCGACGCTTCATCGTCCAGCCCAGCGAAGTCGTCTTCACCGGCGCCACCCCGCCCAACCCCCGCCTGCAACTCGAAGCCACCTATGAGCTCGACCGCGCCATCACCCAGGCCCTGGGCCCGCCTTCCGAGGGCGACCCGCGCATCATCTTCCGCATCACCGGCAGCGCTGATAACCCGCAGCTCCTGCTGCAGAGCGACCCTGCGATGACCGACACCGAGATCCTCTTTGTGCTGATGACCGGCCGCCCCCCCAGCCGCGGCGACGTCGGCCAGGATGAAGGCGTCGCCAACCAGGCCCTGGGCGCCGTCAGCGGCCTCTTCTTCGGCCTGCTCCAAGACCAGCTCGCCGGCACCGTCCCGGTCGATGTACTGCGCCTGGAGCCCGGCGACGGCGGCCTGCAAGGCGGCCGCCTGGAGTTCGGCAAGTACATCACCAACGACATCTTCGTCTCCTACCGCGTGCAGTTCGGCGGCGACGAAGACGACGCCACCAACATCGTGCGCGTCGAGTACCACTTCCTCCCCCGCTGGATGGTCGAGCTCACCTACACCGACCGCAACGAGGGCGGCGCCAACATCTTCTGGGATGTCTATTAG
- a CDS encoding tetratricopeptide repeat protein has translation MVVFRNDAPGAFWRTLVGLCLVVGALALSSPAMAQGMSMLETIRAANDAFESEDYQTAYDLYSEAYQELPEPTILYRMGQAAENLGMYREAIDHYTTYLDEGQDIEFIGRIAEVVPMLREKVPAILDVSSEPAGATIVAVDAEGGEQELGVTPAQVDVGPGEVTVVLRAEGYEEAIWQESAEAEGSYTWSPVLVEAPPALVAQEDVSGVDGEGGSLKTWGWTTTGLGVAALATGGVFTLLQNGATESVNSYDKQAAGASRAELEGLKSDATGYFQTARAAYIAGGVLTAAGVGMLIYNASQGEDAPEEGLSFEGGVGPDGGFVGLRGRF, from the coding sequence ATGGTGGTTTTTCGTAATGACGCGCCGGGTGCGTTCTGGCGAACGCTGGTGGGGCTTTGTCTTGTGGTGGGCGCGCTGGCGCTGAGTTCACCGGCGATGGCGCAGGGGATGTCGATGCTGGAGACGATCCGCGCGGCCAACGACGCGTTTGAGTCGGAGGATTACCAGACCGCCTACGACCTCTACAGCGAGGCGTACCAGGAGCTTCCGGAGCCGACGATCCTCTATCGGATGGGGCAGGCGGCCGAGAACCTGGGGATGTACCGCGAGGCGATTGATCATTACACCACCTACCTCGACGAGGGGCAGGATATTGAGTTTATCGGGCGCATCGCCGAAGTGGTGCCGATGCTTCGCGAGAAGGTTCCGGCGATCCTCGATGTGAGCAGTGAGCCTGCCGGTGCGACGATCGTGGCGGTGGATGCGGAAGGTGGCGAGCAGGAGCTCGGGGTGACGCCGGCCCAGGTGGACGTGGGCCCCGGTGAGGTCACCGTGGTGCTGCGCGCCGAAGGTTATGAAGAGGCCATCTGGCAGGAGAGTGCCGAGGCCGAAGGAAGTTATACCTGGTCGCCGGTGCTCGTGGAGGCGCCGCCCGCGCTTGTGGCTCAGGAAGACGTGAGCGGTGTGGATGGCGAGGGCGGAAGCCTGAAGACGTGGGGCTGGACAACGACCGGTCTGGGGGTGGCGGCGCTGGCCACCGGCGGGGTGTTTACGCTCCTGCAGAACGGTGCGACGGAGAGCGTGAACTCCTACGATAAGCAGGCCGCCGGCGCGAGCCGAGCCGAGCTTGAGGGGCTGAAGAGCGACGCCACCGGCTACTTCCAGACGGCGCGGGCGGCGTACATCGCCGGCGGCGTGTTGACGGCGGCGGGCGTGGGCATGCTCATTTACAACGCCAGCCAGGGCGAAGATGCGCCGGAAGAAGGCTTGAGCTTTGAGGGCGGTGTGGGCCCCGATGGCGGATTTGTCGGGCTGCGCGGTCGATTCTGA
- a CDS encoding protein kinase domain-containing protein, with protein sequence MIGTGVWLVAQVADYVDLAEGVGYGTSLSSWIALVGGLVVVGVLVGVVFAGIRWVRVAMSASSSTPVQMLPRETRERVDKAIASGEFEVAGDLLTRAEALDEAAEAYFKGGVFLKAARTFEQAGSRLQAIYCFKRAGDHEQAGRVYEQMGDERAAAAEYFQAGAWERAAQHYERAEDMRRAAENYVRAGRWLEAARAFDAAQRPGDAAEYYARHVERHRAEQGIDAGALPDELREQARRAGELFREAGEHQRASEIFLAAGFAAEAAETLRISGDFTRAAELLIEARQPELAAKFLEEAGEAKRAARMRAQVALADGERGEAAAHLRDAGEYGQAAELFAEVGKMEQAAELYEKIGDFEEALKLYLEIPRFAHAARCAEQAGQLARAAEYYQEAGDVEGQLRVLDQQGDYFRVGRLRFEHRMYEEALDALSKIDSRDAMYSRSLELQGDVLRAQGRAEKAYGKYRAALGNREAGPATLPLLYKMGRALEEEPDLAGALECYSKVLEIEPNFEDTTMRVGAIRKRMRRGTLTGRTTSGLFGGGGAEGEETRRYEILEEIARGGMGIVYKARDTVLGRVVAFKILGENLRDNETAVKYFLREARAAAALSHPNIVTIYDAGEQDGEYYMAMEFVEGTTLKELVRRTGALSDDKVRHILLGCSRALHYAHGKGIIHRDIKSGNVMTTRDRALKVMDFGLAKFLKEYQNNHTQQVGTPFYMSPEQIIGKDIDFRSDLYSLGCTIFECATGTVPFFKGDLSYHHLHTRPPSPRSINPGLSEATDAMILKLLEKEPDRRYQSAKEVIDELSAATAARA encoded by the coding sequence ATGATCGGAACAGGCGTGTGGTTGGTGGCGCAGGTCGCGGATTACGTGGACCTTGCCGAGGGTGTGGGCTACGGCACCAGCCTCTCGTCCTGGATCGCGCTGGTGGGGGGCCTGGTGGTCGTGGGCGTGCTGGTCGGCGTGGTGTTTGCGGGGATTCGCTGGGTGCGTGTGGCGATGAGCGCGAGCAGCAGCACGCCGGTGCAGATGCTGCCGCGTGAGACGCGGGAGCGGGTCGATAAGGCGATCGCATCGGGTGAGTTTGAGGTCGCCGGCGATCTTCTGACCCGGGCCGAGGCGCTCGATGAGGCGGCGGAGGCGTACTTTAAAGGGGGCGTGTTTTTGAAAGCGGCGCGCACCTTTGAGCAGGCCGGGAGCCGACTTCAGGCGATCTATTGTTTTAAGCGTGCCGGCGACCATGAGCAGGCCGGCCGTGTGTATGAGCAGATGGGCGATGAGCGGGCGGCGGCCGCGGAGTACTTTCAGGCGGGGGCCTGGGAGCGAGCCGCGCAGCATTATGAGCGGGCCGAAGATATGCGTCGGGCCGCCGAAAACTACGTGCGTGCGGGGCGCTGGCTGGAGGCGGCGCGGGCCTTTGATGCGGCGCAGCGCCCGGGGGATGCGGCTGAGTATTATGCGCGCCATGTGGAGCGGCACCGCGCCGAGCAGGGCATTGATGCGGGAGCGCTTCCCGATGAGCTTCGGGAGCAGGCGCGCCGGGCTGGCGAGTTGTTTCGGGAGGCAGGCGAGCATCAACGCGCCAGTGAGATTTTTCTGGCGGCGGGCTTTGCGGCGGAGGCCGCTGAGACGCTGCGCATCTCGGGCGACTTCACGCGGGCGGCGGAGCTGTTGATCGAGGCGCGTCAGCCGGAGCTCGCTGCGAAGTTTCTGGAGGAGGCCGGTGAGGCCAAGAGGGCCGCGCGTATGCGAGCGCAGGTGGCCCTGGCCGATGGCGAGCGTGGGGAGGCCGCGGCGCATCTTCGGGATGCCGGGGAGTACGGGCAGGCCGCCGAGCTTTTTGCCGAGGTCGGCAAGATGGAGCAGGCCGCCGAGCTCTACGAGAAGATCGGCGACTTTGAGGAGGCGCTCAAACTTTACCTGGAGATCCCGCGTTTTGCGCATGCGGCGCGTTGCGCCGAGCAGGCCGGACAGCTGGCGCGGGCCGCCGAGTATTATCAGGAAGCCGGGGATGTGGAGGGGCAGCTCCGCGTGCTAGATCAGCAGGGCGACTACTTCCGGGTGGGGCGCCTGCGCTTTGAACATCGCATGTATGAGGAGGCCCTCGACGCGCTCTCGAAGATCGACTCACGCGACGCGATGTACAGCCGCAGCCTGGAGCTTCAGGGCGATGTGCTGCGCGCCCAGGGGCGCGCCGAGAAGGCCTATGGCAAGTACCGCGCCGCGCTGGGCAATCGCGAGGCCGGGCCGGCCACGCTGCCCTTGCTCTACAAGATGGGGCGCGCGCTGGAGGAGGAGCCCGATCTGGCCGGCGCGCTGGAGTGCTACAGCAAGGTGCTGGAGATCGAGCCCAACTTCGAAGATACGACGATGCGGGTGGGCGCGATTCGCAAGCGGATGCGACGCGGTACGCTGACCGGGCGCACCACCAGCGGGCTCTTTGGCGGGGGCGGAGCCGAGGGCGAAGAGACGCGGCGCTATGAGATCCTTGAAGAGATCGCCCGCGGCGGGATGGGGATTGTTTATAAGGCGCGCGACACGGTGCTGGGGCGCGTGGTGGCGTTTAAGATTCTCGGCGAGAACCTGCGCGATAATGAGACCGCGGTGAAGTACTTTCTGCGCGAGGCGCGGGCCGCTGCGGCACTCTCCCACCCCAACATTGTGACGATCTACGACGCCGGTGAGCAGGATGGCGAGTATTATATGGCGATGGAGTTTGTGGAGGGGACCACGCTCAAGGAGCTCGTGCGCCGCACCGGGGCGCTCTCCGACGATAAGGTGCGCCACATTCTGCTCGGGTGCAGCCGCGCGCTGCATTATGCGCACGGAAAGGGGATCATTCACCGCGATATTAAGAGCGGCAATGTGATGACGACCCGCGACCGGGCGCTGAAGGTGATGGACTTTGGTCTGGCGAAGTTTTTGAAGGAGTATCAGAACAACCACACCCAGCAGGTGGGCACGCCTTTCTACATGTCGCCGGAGCAGATCATCGGCAAAGACATCGACTTTAGAAGTGATCTTTATAGCCTGGGTTGCACGATCTTTGAGTGTGCGACCGGCACAGTGCCCTTCTTTAAGGGCGACCTCAGCTACCATCACCTGCACACGCGCCCGCCCTCGCCGCGCTCGATCAACCCGGGGCTGAGCGAGGCGACGGACGCGATGATCTTGAAGTTGCTGGAGAAGGAGCCCGACCGGCGTTATCAGTCGGCCAAAGAGGTGATCGACGAGCTGAGCGCGGCGACGGCGGCGCGGGCCTGA